The Rhododendron vialii isolate Sample 1 chromosome 6a, ASM3025357v1 genome includes a window with the following:
- the LOC131328604 gene encoding uncharacterized protein LOC131328604: protein MEVASSSCQHNDKENIPPFAQNQIHPAPPVVQTCSAKNAKRRLRRLLRDITHLFNSQIQLDLARDTAILNHITLKILHAAELCFPFRNLLKLISLSVRFEFIFVEFMHKMPPKSRVRRGVAGNRGGRGRGVPPEDEVSQHGENPGRNPGAGAGRAAEIPPNQTQFARDLVAALTAANLFNQAPRENADNRALSAMREFSRRNPPTFDGTSSDPLVADHWLAQIRKLFNALKITEDDLRVNIVAVQLTGEANEWWESVLESRKDARRATRTVAQVNEPDVENLTWAEFETLFEEQYFPETSREQLRDQFEKLEQGGMTVSEYAQKFQSLSRFAPELVATEERKCRRFEKGLHNTVRRMVMVQRKTKYAEVVECARSIEIPKEAQRNRGVWEPRQQVVSVSSSSGSFGSQGRKRQREPSQQPSNQSNFRVPSSSGTRGALSRPPSVCYKCNQPGHVRAQCPHLQKACYVCGKMDHLARNCPQGSIVQSESGSVQQPGTGYNVGQQFRGTQRQQQPHFRQTTSVQSSGGDKGASSSAPTQGSGQRGGFAQGQSTQGRVFNINSNASPSISQVPEASVRRVRICPLEGPCFQFFGERREPLEPYLCGSRERESIYSLLASLTLDEDLSTRGELPLVVREFPDVFPEELPGLPPEREIEFVIDLLPGTAPISIPPYRFAPAELRELKTQLQELENLGFIRPSTSPWGAPALFAQKKDGSLRLCIDYRKLNRVTIKNKYPMPRIDDLFDQLRGATCFSKIDLRSGYHQLRVRREDIPKTAFRTCYGHYEFVVMPFGLTNAPATFMDLMNRIFRAYLDRFVVVFVDDILIYSPTEEEHQSHLTIVLEILREHQLYAKLSKCEFWLSEVKFLGHVVSKGGVSVDPGKIESVMNWQRPKNVFEIRSFLGLAGIEEAIDDCTGFDCARTWSWLLCIL from the exons ATGGAGGTTGCCTCTTCTTCTTGTCAACACAACGACAAAGAGAACATCCCACCGTTTGCTCAAAACCAGATCCATCCAGCTCCTCCAGTGGTTCAAACTTGTTCCGCAAAGAATGCCAAGAGAAGGTTGAGGAGGCTTCTAAGGGATATAACCCACCTTTTCAACTCCCAAATCCAATTAGATTTGGCTCGGGACACCG CTATACTCAATCATATAACGCTCAAAATTTTACATGCAGCTGAATTGTGTTTTCCTTTCCGAAATTTACTCAAACTGATCAGTTTGAGTGTACGATTTGAATTCATTTTCGTCGAGTTTATGCA TAAAATGCCTCCGAAATCGCGTGTTAGGCGGGGTGTGGCAGGAAACCGGGGaggtcgtggccgtggggtgCCACCAgaggatgaggttagtcagcatggggagaacccaggtAGGAATCCGGGGGCTGGGGCCGGTAGGGCTGCAGAAATACCACCCAATCAAACTCAATTTGCTAGGGATCTtgtcgcagcacttacagctgcaaatctgTTCAACCAAGCTCCTAGAGAAAATGCAGACAACCGAGCCTTATCAGCAATGCGAGAATTTAGCCGTAGGAATCCACCGACGTTTGATGGGACAAGTAGTGATCCTCTTGTGGCCGATCATTGGTTAGCACAAATCCGTAAACTTTTCAATGCTCTTAAGATTACCGAAGACGATTTACGAGTGAATATCGTGGCTGTTCAACTTACCGGGGAAGCcaatgagtggtgggagtctGTCCTAGAATCTAGGAAGGATGCGAGGAGAGCGACAAGGACCGTAGCTCAAGTAAATGAACCGGATGTTGAAAATTTGACGTGGGCCGAGTTTGAGACATTATTTGAGGAACAATACTTTCCAGAGACTAGTCGTGAGCAGTTGAGAGATCAGTTTGAGAAGTTGGAGCAGGGGGGTATGACCGTGTCGGAATACGCTCAAAAGTTTCAGTCTTTATCTCGAtttgcgccagagttggtggcgacggagGAAAGGAAATGTAGACGTTTTGAGAAAGGGCTTCATAATACCGTGAGGAGAATGGTAATGGTGCAACGTAAGACAAAATACGCCGAGGTTGTTGAGTGTGCGAGAAGTATTGAAATACCAAAGGAAGCACAGAGGAATAGGGGAGTTTGGGAACCGAGGCAACAAGTTGTGAGTGTGAGTTCATCGTCAGGAAGCTTTGGGAGTCAAGGACGGAAGAGACAGAGGGAACCATCTCAGCAACCATCTAACCAATCCAACTTTAGGGTACCTTCTTCTTCAGGGACTCGGGGTGCTTTGTCTAGACCTCCGTCTGTGTGCTACAAGTGCAATCAACCTGGACAcgttcgtgctcagtgtccacATCTCCAGAAGGCTTGTTATGTTTGTGGGAAGATGGATCATCTCGCTAGGAATTGTCCTCAGGGGTCGATAGTGCAAAGTGAGTCGGGTTCCGTGCAGCAGCCGGGAACGGGGTATAATGTTGGCCAACAGTTTAGGGGCACTCAGAGGCAGCAACAACCTCACTTCCGCCAGACTACGTCGGTTCAGAGTTCCGGGGGTGACaagggagcgagttcttccgcgCCTACACAGGGTTCTGGTCAGAGGGGAGGTTTTGCACAAGGTCAGAGTACCCAGGGGCGTGTTTTCAACATCAACTCGAATGCTTCACCTTCTATTTCTCAGGTTCCAGAAGCATccgtt cgtcgagttcgtatttgCCCTCTTGAGGGTCCTTGTTTCcaattctttggggagcgtcgggaGCCGTTGGAACCGTATCTATGTGGGTCTCGAGAGCGCGAGTCAATTTATTCCttgttggcgagtttgacgttagatgaAGATTTGTCGACACGTGGGGAGTTACCTTTAGTAGTTCGCGAATTTCccgatgtttttcctgaagagttacctggtttaccCCCTGAAAGAGAGATTGAATTCGTTATCGATTTACTAcccggtaccgctcctatctctATACCTCCGTATCGTTTCGCGCCAGCCGAATTGAGAGAGTTGAAGACTCAATTGCAGGAATTGGAGAACTTAGGATTCATtcgtccgagtacgtcaccgtggggagcaccggctctttttgcgcaaaagaaggatggttcactccgcttgtgtatcgattatcgtaagctaaaccgagtcaccattaagaataagtatcccatgcctagaatcgatgacttgtttgatcaacttcggggtgcgacctgtttttccaaaattgatttgaggtccggttaccaCCAGTTGAGGGTTCGGAGAGAGGATATTCCTAAGACCGCATTCCGCACTTGTTATGGCCATTACGaattcgttgttatgcctttcggattGACGAACGCTCCAGCTACATTCATGGACTTAATGAATCGTATCTTTCGTGCATACCTTGATCgttttgtggttgtattcgtcgatgatatccttatctattcgccaacggaggaggaacaccaatcgCATCTCACCATTGTTCTTGAAATCTTAAGGGAGCACCAATTGTACGCcaagcttagtaagtgtgagttttggctatccgaagtcaaatttttgggtcacgtggtttcgaagggtggCGTGTCCGTCGATCCAGGAAAAATAGAGTCTGttatgaattggcaacgaccgaaGAACGTGTTCGAAATTCgtagttttttgggtttggccgg aattgaagaagcgATTGACGACTGCaccggttttgattgtgcccgaacgtggagttggctactctgtaTATTGTGA